The Tenrec ecaudatus isolate mTenEca1 chromosome 17, mTenEca1.hap1, whole genome shotgun sequence sequence GTCTCTAGCTcacatgcacgctgggggagatGCATGACCTGTGAGGGCGCAGGCCTGCCAAGGAGCCTGGAACCACACCGACGGCAGCGGTGGACACAGGAAGGACAAACAGCTGACCGCGAGGGCGCGCCTTCTCCCCTGGCCAGTGCTCTGAATTCTGGGCCCCTGAACCGTGAGAGATCAATGTCTTCCTGTGGTGTCCGGTTATACAGGCCGCTGCCCTGGGAGCACATGTCTAGGAGGCTGCAGACACCAACACAGGCGGCCACAGCGAGCGTTTGGAACAGGAAGCTGGGCCCCAGTGGGTGTCAGGAACTAGAAGCTGGGTGGGAAGTGAgagggtggtgtgggtgaaggggGAGCTTGGGGGTGGATCTAGGAAATGTCTGGGTGACATTAGATGCAAACGTCCTCCCAGGGGATGCTGGGCTGGGCGCAGATAGAAACCAAGGCCTGCCAGGGCCCCGCCAGGCCAGGAACTGAGCAGCCACGCATAGGACCAGCCCTCTATCCTCGGCAGGATGTCCTGCGCCTCCTGCCCTTCCTTCCCTGTGGCCTGAGGCGCTCAGCCCCCAGTGGTCGGAAAGACTGCCCCATTCTCACCCAGGTGGCGGCGCGCGCAGTCCCGCCACTGCAGGTCCAGCAGGTCCAGGTAGATGTCCGGCAGCTGGCGCAGGGCCAGCAGCTTCAGCATGCGTGAGGTGCAGCCCTGCAGGGCGCTCTCCCGCAGCGCCCGCTCCTCCGACAGCGTGGTGGGCCGCAGCTCCACGCGGTGCTCCTGCAGCACGTGGTCCACGGAGGCCGGGGGCAGCCGTGGGAAGAGGCGCTCCTTCACCAGGTGGATGGGCACGAAGATGGCGCCGGCCCGCACCACGTGGGGGAAGGGGCACTGGTGCGTGCGCACGAAGCCCTGCAGCTGGCACAGCAGCTTGCGCAGCAGGCCCTGCACACTCTGGCAGTCCTGCCAGGCCGCCTGGCCCCAAGGCTCAGCGGTTTCAAGCCACTCACGCAGCTTGTCAGGCGGCGAATGAGCTACGGAGTCTGAGATGGCATCACACAAGGATGTGTGCAGCCCTGCAAAGTGCTGCTCAGGGGGGTCCTCCGGGGCCGGGGTGGAAGTCGGGGCCGGAGCAGGGGATGGAGCTAGAGCCAGACCTGGAGCTGGAGCCGGGGCCGGAGAGGCCACAGCCAAGGCTGGGGGGCTGGGAAGTGCCAGGTTTAAGCAGGCCACAGGCAAAGGCTGAGTGATAATCTTGAGTCCAATGGGCACAGACGTGGGGGTGAGTACAGGGGGTGCGGGCTCAGGGGTCGAGGTGGGCACAGAGGGGACCACGGCTGCAGGCATGGGTGCTGGCCGGAGGATCTTGAACTTCCGGAACATGAAGGCCACAGAGCTTTGGAAGTTGGCCCTTGGTGTGGCCTCGGTGCTCATTGGTGTCCCtggcagccctggggtgcccatgACTGGGCTTTTCAGGCCTGATAGATCTGGCACCATGTCCACCATGGGCCCAGCCAAGACCGTGTCCTCCCCAGCACCCTGCAGATTCAGGGCGGTGCCCTCCACATCGGGCACCCCTGCAGGCTTGGTGTGCACTGTGGGACCAGGAACCTTCTCCGTCACGGGCTTCTTCACACTCAAGTCCAGCGCCACCTCTTCCCTCAGGGAGCAGCACGTCCCCATGGGGgcctcttgggcaggcaggggcccTGCACAGTCACGGTCATGGCTCTTGAGGGGGGCTTGGACTTGGTCCGGCTCGGGGTCAGGTGCCTGCACATCCAGGTAGTCCCGGTAGGGGGCCAGGCTGAAGACGTTGTCAATCACCGGCATGGGTGGAGAGCCGGGTGGACATGGGCCCTTGTTCTgggggcggggctgacgctcCTGGGTGCAGGCGGGTAGGGGTAGTGCTGGCGGCGTGCTGGGAACTGGACTGTCTCGGATGACAATGGGGGCCGAGACGTGCTCTTCTGGCCTGGGCCGGGGCCGCTCTTTCCTGCAGCTGGGCAGCCACGTCTTCTCCTCCACTGCCCGCGCCGCTTTCCCAGTGGCCCTCAAGTGCTCGAGGtgtggctggctggcaggcacagACTGGCATTCCCGATGGAAGgcccggggtgggggtgcagcCCGCACACTGCCTTGGGGGGGTGGAGTCCCTCCAAGCCCAGGGGAAGCTCCATAGAGAGAGGGGTCGTCTTGAGCATGAGGAAAGGTCAGTGTCTGGGGCGGGAAGTCCAGGGGGCATCGTGGAGCAAGAGGTGGCTCCGACTTGAAACCTGGCGAGGGTGCTGGGAGGGGAGCAGAGGGGTAAGGGTAAGTGTCCAGTCCCACGGGGGGCACATAGGCTGTCTGGGCTGCCTGCTGCCTTAGGTAGGAGCTGCCCAACCCACCAGGGGGGTACCCAGCGGCCTTGTGGGCTCCCAGAGATTGCAGCGGGAGCAGGGTGTTATATCCAGCCTGCTTCTCCGGGTGGCGGCAGGCTTGTGGGCAAGGCAGTGCCTGTGGGGCATGAGGCAGTGGGTAGTGGGTGGGTACCGCATCCTGGCAGGCTGGCCCCAGAGGCTGGGTCAACGGAGTCCAGGGATTTGAGGGTCCCTCGGGCATTGCTTGTTTGTGGTCTCCAGAGTAAGGGGCTGGCAGGAAGCCTGTACTGTGGATGGTCCGATACTTCTCCAGGAAGGCCTGGCACGGAGAGAAGCCCAGGGAGGAGTCTTTGCCAGATGGACCGGCTGATAGCCCATGCAAGAAGCTACTGTCCAGAGGCTGCCCTTTGCCAGGAGCCGGGGCCAgagagcagggtgggtcagcaggaGGCAGCAAGGACCCCGTCACCAGTGTCCAGTCCACATCCAGCGGCCTCTTGGCTGCCCCTTCGTTCAGGCAAGTTGAGAGCCCATAACACAGAGGGCTCCGGTAGACGGGTTTGGGGGCTGCCAGAGGTGGGCCTGGGTAGGAGTGAGCCCTGGGGCTGTAGGGCAGGAACTCCATAGGATTGGCATCTTGCCCCTTCTCGGTGCCCTCTCCTGGTGGTCGGTAGAGCAGGCAATTGGAAAGCAGACTGTCTGTCCGAAGTGGGGGTCCCGCCACGCTGGTGGGGTACAAGGGTGGATACGGGGTCCATGATGCCAGCCGCTCAGATCCTGCCTTGGGAGCACCTCCCATGGGGCAGGAAAAGTAGGCACCCTTGTATCCACAGGGGTCCTGGATGCCAGCAGAAGGGGGCAGGCTGGGGCCAGGCCCCGAGCCAGCCTCTAGGCGGGGCACCTTGCCATACACCATGGGGCCCAGGGTCCCCATTGGCCGCTTCTCCGCCATCACGGCAAAGGCTTCTGGGCCTCCGGGGTCCTGCTATTGTACTGCTGACCTGGGGGAGAGAGGCGGGTGCGTCAGTGAAATGTCTGAACAAGGAGAGGGCTGCAGCTCCTGCTGGTTTCCTGCCACCCCCATGAACCTGGCACTCAGGAGATGCACCAAGAAGACTACCAATGCAGGCTTGCAGGCATTGTACATAATAAAGGGCTGCCAGcggtttgctgctgctgttgttgtgagGCTGCAGAACCCTTTGCTTAACCTCTTGGCAGGAGACCTACACAGCACACAACCCACACCCACGCCCCCGAAGCCCCCGGAGTCCAGTTGGCCTCCACAGGACCCAAAGTCCCTCGCCGTGGGGGTTTCAGGTTTTGCAGCGTGCAGTCTGGCCACACGCCCTACTTTTATAGAAGAGCCGCCATAAACACGGGACGGGAACACGGGACAGGAAGCCCAGTGCCTGCCCTTCACTACAGGCTCCCTTCTCAAGATACCACGGTGGGTGCCCGGGCCCACTGCGGCCACAACATCGAATCCAAACACTGTCTACAATACACAAAACCCTGTGACCCGCTTTGACCCGGCAGTCTGCCAATAACAACCACCAACGTGGTGGAGGTCCCTAGGCTCAGAGCCAATGCTGAGCTATCAGGCTTAGTCGCCCTAGAGGGCAGCGGCCAGGAGGGAGGCATCTGCCTACAAGGCAGTTACCTCCCAGCAGGAGGGGGTCAAGCCTGTCCAGCAGATGGCGCTGTGGTGACAGCAAAAAGATCCCCAGGATCCAGGAGAGCCCAGATGTTCACTCTCTGAGATGCAGGTGGACTATTCCGTGGCACCAGGGGACAAGATGGACAAGGAGATGGAGAATCGAGGGAGGACCAGAGCCAGCAACTAGCGTCTTCAAAGGAAAATCTGAGTTCCACTGAAAAGACCCCAATGCAAACAAGGATGGGGACCCAAGCCCAGTGGGGTCAACTGTGGGTCTGCCTCCACCTGTGCCACCTCCAGACTCTTAAGCCCCCAGGTGCTACAGGTCTACCAACCATtagcccctctcctcctcctcccttctaGCTGGTGACCAATGGCAGCCACAGGCTCAGAATCAGAGCAGAACAATTTGAGGACAGGAGTAGCCAAAAGTAAAGGGGGCCCCAAAGCCTCCCCAGCCCCTACAGGTCTCTTTTAAAAAGCTGTCCCATCTCCTGGCCAGATTCTGCCACCGCAGGCCAGCCTCATGGAACCAGGAGTACAGCCCCCACCCATTCCAGGGGGCTTTGCATAAAGTGGAATGGCTTTCAGGGTGTTGAGCATCCAAGAGCTGGATTAATTAAGTGCTGGATTAATTAAATGCTGGCTCTAGTCTCAGCACCCCCAACTCCCTGGGGTCTGAGCCAGCCCAGGGAGTCTTTCTCTCCCGCCCCCCTCCTCGTGCCCTTTGCCCCGGAGACTTCCTGAGACCCTCCCTAGGGAGCCAGTCAATAGAGGGCCAGGTCACTTGGGACCCTCAGGATTCTTTGTGGGAAGGCTAAGGGCTCTAGGGGACAGCAGAAGGCTATGAGGGGCAATGGGGATGCCCTTATCTCCCTCCAGGCAGGAGACCGGGCCTCTCCCAATCCAAGATGTAgctcggttctccctttcctggGCATATACACACGACAAAGGACGGCAAGAGCGAGCAGACAGACCTAGTCACCTACTGCCCTGCCGGGTGCCAACTGCAGACAGCGTCCAGAAGAGCCCACTGCCCCCTCTGTGCTCCGTTAGGACTGCCACCCCTAAAAGCCTCTGCACGGGTGGGAAAGGATTTGGGGTTCTACCCTCCGCTGCAGGAAATGCGGGGTCTTTCGCGAAGTTACAGCCCGGCCTGGGGAGGTCGGCCTCCGCTCGCCCCCACTGGGGCCCACGGCCGACCTCACTTCGGGCGACCTCCCCGTCCGACGTGGGATGGATCCGACGTCCGCTCCGACGCAGCGGGCTTCCGGGTGCCCACAGGCCCCGCGCGGCGCCGC is a genomic window containing:
- the C17H15orf39 gene encoding uncharacterized protein C15orf39 homolog isoform X1, with the protein product MAEKRPMGTLGPMVYGKVPRLEAGSGPGPSLPPSAGIQDPCGYKGAYFSCPMGGAPKAGSERLASWTPYPPLYPTSVAGPPLRTDSLLSNCLLYRPPGEGTEKGQDANPMEFLPYSPRAHSYPGPPLAAPKPVYRSPLCYGLSTCLNEGAAKRPLDVDWTLVTGSLLPPADPPCSLAPAPGKGQPLDSSFLHGLSAGPSGKDSSLGFSPCQAFLEKYRTIHSTGFLPAPYSGDHKQAMPEGPSNPWTPLTQPLGPACQDAVPTHYPLPHAPQALPCPQACRHPEKQAGYNTLLPLQSLGAHKAAGYPPGGLGSSYLRQQAAQTAYVPPVGLDTYPYPSAPLPAPSPGFKSEPPLAPRCPLDFPPQTLTFPHAQDDPSLYGASPGLGGTPPPQGSVRAAPPPRAFHRECQSVPASQPHLEHLRATGKAARAVEEKTWLPSCRKERPRPRPEEHVSAPIVIRDSPVPSTPPALPLPACTQERQPRPQNKGPCPPGSPPMPVIDNVFSLAPYRDYLDVQAPDPEPDQVQAPLKSHDRDCAGPLPAQEAPMGTCCSLREEVALDLSVKKPVTEKVPGPTVHTKPAGVPDVEGTALNLQGAGEDTVLAGPMVDMVPDLSGLKSPVMGTPGLPGTPMSTEATPRANFQSSVAFMFRKFKILRPAPMPAAVVPSVPTSTPEPAPPVLTPTSVPIGLKIITQPLPVACLNLALPSPPALAVASPAPAPAPGLALAPSPAPAPTSTPAPEDPPEQHFAGLHTSLCDAISDSVAHSPPDKLREWLETAEPWGQAAWQDCQSVQGLLRKLLCQLQGFVRTHQCPFPHVVRAGAIFVPIHLVKERLFPRLPPASVDHVLQEHRVELRPTTLSEERALRESALQGCTSRMLKLLALRQLPDIYLDLLDLQWRDCARRHLGSCAPPGSLPSKSL
- the C17H15orf39 gene encoding uncharacterized protein C15orf39 homolog isoform X2 encodes the protein MAEKRPMGTLGPMVYGKVPRLEAGSGPGPSLPPSAGIQDPCGYKGAYFSCPMGGAPKAGSERLASWTPYPPLYPTSVAGPPLRTDSLLSNCLLYRPPGEGTEKGQDANPMEFLPYSPRAHSYPGPPLAAPKPVYRSPLCYGLSTCLNEGAAKRPLDVDWTLVTGSLLPPADPPCSLAPAPGKGQPLDSSFLHGLSAGPSGKDSSLGFSPCQAFLEKYRTIHSTGFLPAPYSGDHKQAMPEGPSNPWTPLTQPLGPACQDAVPTHYPLPHAPQALPCPQACRHPEKQAGYNTLLPLQSLGAHKAAGYPPGGLGSSYLRQQAAQTAYVPPVGLDTYPYPSAPLPAPSPGFKSEPPLAPRCPLDFPPQTLTFPHAQDDPSLYGASPGLGGTPPPQGSVRAAPPPRAFHRECQSVPASQPHLEHLRATGKAARAVEEKTWLPSCRKERPRPRPEEHVSAPIVIRDSPVPSTPPALPLPACTQERQPRPQNKGPCPPGSPPMPVIDNVFSLAPYRDYLDVQAPDPEPDQVQAPLKSHDRDCAGPLPAQEAPMGTCCSLREEVALDLSVKKPVTEKVPGPTVHTKPAGVPDVEGTALNLQGAGEDTVLAGPMVDMVPDLSGLKSPVMGTPGLPGTPMSTEATPRANFQSSVAFMFRKFKILRPAPMPAAVVPSVPTSTPEPAPPVLTPTSVPIGLKIITQPLPVACLNLALPSPPALAVASPAPAPAPGLALAPSPAPAPTSTPAPEDPPEQHFAGLHTSLCDAISDSVAHSPPDKLREWLETAEPWGQAAWQDCQSVQGLLRKLLCQLQGFVRTHQCPFPHVVRAGAIFVPIHLVKERLFPRLPPASVDHVLQEHRVELRPTTLSEERALRESALQGCTSRMLKLLALRQLPDIYLDLLDLQWRDCARRHLGHFDTEAAAVPPSGLPVARGEPDSLALAPKSPAPKAKKLGRKPPTPGLEKAEATVEGWTHGASPPPAVSTSTSSSTLKSRFRSLLETAWLNGLALPTWGHKVQGPDRLSNHPQLLGDQGHHT